A single Pseudomonas brassicacearum DNA region contains:
- the purM gene encoding phosphoribosylformylglycinamidine cyclo-ligase: protein MSKQPSLSYKDAGVDIDAGEALVERIKSVAKRTARPEVMGGLGGFGALCEIPAGYKQPVLVSGTDGVGTKLRLALNLNKHDSIGIDLVAMCVNDLVVCGAEPLFFLDYYATGKLNVDTAAQVVTGIGAGCELSGCSLVGGETAEMPGMYEGEDYDLAGFCVGVVEKAEIIDGSKVAAGDALLALPSSGPHSNGYSLIRKIIEVSGADIENTQLDGKPLADLLMAPTRIYVKPLLKLIKDTGAVKAMAHITGGGLLDNIPRVLPKGAQAVVDVASWTRPAVFDWLQEKGNVDETEMHRVLNCGVGMIICVAQEHVETALNVLREAGEQPWVIGQIATAAEGAAQVELKNLKAH from the coding sequence ATGAGCAAGCAACCCTCCCTGAGCTACAAGGACGCCGGTGTAGACATCGACGCCGGTGAAGCATTGGTCGAACGCATCAAGAGCGTCGCCAAGCGCACTGCGCGTCCGGAAGTCATGGGCGGCCTGGGCGGTTTCGGCGCCCTCTGCGAGATCCCGGCCGGCTACAAGCAACCGGTCCTGGTCTCGGGCACCGACGGCGTTGGCACCAAGCTGCGCCTGGCCCTGAACCTGAACAAGCACGACAGCATCGGCATCGACCTGGTGGCCATGTGCGTGAACGACCTGGTGGTCTGCGGCGCCGAGCCCCTGTTCTTCCTCGACTACTACGCCACCGGCAAACTGAACGTCGACACTGCCGCCCAGGTCGTGACCGGCATCGGCGCCGGCTGTGAGCTGTCCGGCTGCTCCCTGGTCGGCGGCGAAACCGCTGAAATGCCCGGCATGTACGAAGGCGAAGACTACGACCTGGCCGGCTTCTGCGTCGGCGTCGTGGAAAAGGCCGAGATCATCGACGGCTCGAAAGTCGCCGCCGGCGATGCCCTGCTCGCGTTGCCGTCCTCCGGCCCGCACTCCAACGGCTACTCGCTGATCCGCAAGATCATCGAAGTCTCGGGTGCCGACATCGAAAACACCCAGCTCGACGGCAAGCCACTGGCCGACCTGCTGATGGCCCCGACCCGCATCTACGTCAAACCGCTGCTCAAGCTGATCAAGGATACCGGCGCCGTCAAGGCCATGGCCCACATCACCGGTGGTGGCCTGCTGGACAACATCCCGCGCGTCCTGCCAAAAGGCGCCCAGGCAGTGGTCGACGTGGCGAGCTGGACCCGCCCGGCGGTGTTCGACTGGCTGCAAGAGAAAGGCAATGTCGATGAAACCGAAATGCATCGCGTGCTGAACTGCGGCGTGGGCATGATCATCTGCGTGGCCCAGGAGCACGTCGAGACGGCCCTGAACGTACTGCGTGAAGCCGGCGAACAGCCTTGGGTCATCGGCCAGATCGCCACCGCGGCCGAAGGCGCTGCACAGGTCGAGCTGAAAAACCTTAAGGCGCACTGA
- the purN gene encoding phosphoribosylglycinamide formyltransferase: protein MSATCDVVVLLSGTGSNLQALIDSTRTGDSPVRIRAVISNRADAYGLQRAKEAGIDTRVLDHKAFEGREAFDAALIEQIDTFNPQLVVLAGFMRILSAGFVRHYQGRLFNIHPSLLPKYKGLHTHQRALEAGDTEHGCSVHFVTEELDGGPLVVQAVIPVELHDTPQSLAQRVHAREHQIYPMAVRWFAEGRLTLDDRGASLDGQLLAASGHLIRY, encoded by the coding sequence ATGTCCGCAACCTGTGACGTGGTGGTGCTGCTGTCCGGCACCGGCAGCAACTTGCAGGCCTTGATCGACAGCACACGGACCGGCGACAGCCCGGTCCGTATCCGCGCGGTGATTTCCAACCGCGCCGATGCCTACGGCCTGCAACGCGCCAAGGAAGCGGGCATCGATACCCGAGTCCTGGATCACAAGGCGTTCGAAGGCCGCGAAGCCTTCGACGCCGCGCTGATCGAACAGATCGACACCTTCAATCCGCAACTGGTGGTCCTCGCAGGCTTCATGCGCATCCTCAGCGCCGGCTTCGTGCGTCACTACCAGGGCCGCCTGTTCAATATCCATCCCTCGCTGCTGCCCAAATACAAAGGGTTACACACTCACCAGCGGGCGCTGGAGGCCGGAGACACGGAGCATGGCTGCTCGGTGCACTTTGTCACCGAGGAACTCGATGGCGGACCACTGGTCGTACAGGCAGTAATACCGGTAGAGTTGCACGACACGCCGCAAAGTCTGGCGCAACGGGTCCATGCCCGCGAGCACCAGATCTACCCGATGGCCGTGCGTTGGTTTGCCGAAGGAAGGCTGACCCTCGACGATCGCGGTGCCTCACTGGACGGCCAGTTGCTCGCCGCCAGCGGCCATTTGATTCGATACTAG
- a CDS encoding DUF3108 domain-containing protein, translating to MRRALLFACALLALPLAQAAELQPFSASYTADWKQLPMSGTAERNLTKEANGTWKLSFKASMIIASLTEESTLTLDKDTLLPQSYHFERGGLGKAKKADLDFDWNTKMVTGTDRGDAVKLPLNRGMVDKSTYQLALQHDVAAGKKSMSYQVVDDGEVDTYDFRVLGSEKVDTKAGQIDAIKVERVRDPTQSKRITVLWFAKDWDYLLVRLQQVETDGKEYNIMLLDGTVNGKTVKGS from the coding sequence ATGCGTCGCGCCCTGCTCTTCGCTTGCGCTCTGCTTGCCCTGCCCCTGGCACAGGCTGCAGAACTTCAACCATTCTCCGCCAGCTACACAGCCGACTGGAAACAGTTGCCCATGAGCGGCACCGCCGAGCGCAACCTGACCAAGGAGGCCAACGGCACCTGGAAGCTGAGCTTCAAGGCTTCGATGATCATCGCCAGCCTGACTGAAGAAAGCACCCTGACCCTGGACAAGGACACCCTGCTGCCGCAGTCCTACCACTTCGAACGAGGTGGCCTGGGCAAGGCCAAGAAGGCCGACCTGGACTTCGACTGGAACACCAAGATGGTTACCGGCACCGATCGCGGCGACGCGGTCAAGCTGCCGCTCAACCGTGGCATGGTCGATAAATCCACTTACCAGTTGGCCCTGCAGCACGACGTGGCAGCCGGCAAGAAAAGCATGAGCTATCAGGTCGTGGACGATGGCGAAGTCGATACTTATGACTTCCGCGTCCTGGGCTCTGAAAAGGTCGACACCAAGGCCGGCCAGATCGACGCCATCAAGGTCGAGCGCGTGCGCGACCCGACACAAAGCAAGCGCATCACCGTGCTCTGGTTCGCCAAGGACTGGGACTACCTGCTGGTGCGCCTGCAACAGGTCGAGACCGACGGCAAGGAGTACAACATCATGCTCCTGGACGGTACGGTCAACGGCAAGACCGTGAAAGGCAGCTGA
- a CDS encoding DUF2058 domain-containing protein, translating into MSLSLRDQLLKAGLVNQKQAKQVGKEKQKQQRLAHKGQIELDDSQQRAAQEAMAEKVKRDQELNRQQQEKAEQKARAAQIKQLIEVSRLPKLTTEDYYNFVDDKKVKRISVNTLMRNKLSSGSLAIVHHAGGYEVIPREAALKIQERDPQRIVQLNTQTEEVDADDPYAAYQIPDDLMW; encoded by the coding sequence ATGAGCCTTTCCCTTCGCGACCAGTTGCTCAAAGCAGGGCTGGTCAACCAAAAGCAGGCCAAGCAGGTCGGCAAAGAGAAACAGAAGCAGCAACGCCTGGCCCATAAAGGCCAGATCGAACTGGATGACTCCCAGCAGCGTGCCGCCCAGGAGGCCATGGCCGAAAAGGTCAAGCGCGACCAGGAACTCAACCGTCAGCAGCAGGAAAAGGCCGAACAGAAGGCCCGGGCCGCGCAGATCAAGCAATTGATCGAAGTCTCGCGCCTTCCGAAGCTGACCACTGAGGACTATTACAACTTCGTCGACGACAAGAAGGTCAAGCGCATCTCGGTCAATACCCTGATGCGCAACAAGCTGAGCAGCGGCTCGCTGGCGATCGTCCACCATGCCGGCGGCTACGAAGTGATCCCGCGCGAGGCGGCCCTGAAGATCCAGGAACGCGACCCCCAACGCATAGTCCAGCTCAACACCCAGACCGAAGAAGTGGATGCTGATGATCCGTACGCGGCGTATCAGATTCCTGATGATTTGATGTGGTAA
- the mazG gene encoding nucleoside triphosphate pyrophosphohydrolase — protein MYSLEDLLHLMNRLRDPQYGCPWDIKQTYRTIVPHTLEEAYEVADAIERGDFDHLQGELGDLLFQVVYYSQLAREENRFEFAGVVDSITRKLIRRHPHVFPTGDLYAPVDIPRLSEEQVKQRWEEIKAEERAEKASAPEQLSLLDDVPGALPALSRSAKLQKRAGQVGFDWPGPLPVLDKVREELDEVLEAMADNDPEAISDEIGDLLFSVVNLARHLKVDPETALRDANGKFERRFRFIEQALRDTHRPMEDCTLEELDALWGEAKRQEKNLPSCG, from the coding sequence ATGTACAGCCTTGAAGACCTGCTCCATCTGATGAACCGCCTGCGGGACCCGCAGTACGGCTGCCCGTGGGACATCAAGCAAACCTACCGGACCATCGTCCCCCATACCCTGGAAGAAGCCTACGAAGTGGCCGATGCCATCGAGCGCGGCGACTTCGATCACTTGCAGGGCGAGTTGGGCGACCTGTTGTTTCAGGTGGTGTACTACAGCCAGTTGGCCCGGGAAGAAAATCGCTTCGAATTTGCCGGCGTGGTCGACAGCATCACCCGCAAGCTGATCCGTCGCCATCCCCATGTGTTCCCTACCGGTGATCTGTACGCGCCCGTGGATATCCCGCGCCTGAGCGAAGAACAGGTCAAGCAGCGCTGGGAGGAAATAAAAGCTGAGGAACGAGCTGAGAAAGCGTCGGCGCCCGAGCAATTGTCGTTGCTCGACGATGTACCGGGGGCACTGCCTGCGTTGTCCCGTTCGGCGAAGTTGCAAAAGCGTGCCGGTCAGGTCGGTTTCGACTGGCCTGGCCCGCTGCCGGTGCTCGACAAAGTCCGTGAGGAATTGGACGAAGTGCTCGAAGCCATGGCCGACAACGATCCGGAGGCCATCAGCGACGAGATCGGCGATCTGCTGTTCAGCGTGGTGAACCTGGCTCGTCACCTCAAGGTCGACCCGGAAACCGCACTGCGCGACGCCAACGGAAAATTCGAGCGGCGGTTCCGATTTATCGAACAGGCATTGCGCGACACCCATCGTCCCATGGAAGATTGCACCCTCGAAGAGTTGGACGCCTTGTGGGGCGAAGCCAAACGTCAGGAAAAGAATTTGCCCAGCTGTGGCTGA
- the relA gene encoding GTP diphosphokinase: MVQVRAHQPINTDGSINLEAWLDHAVSIDPALDREALKAACEFAREAEQQHNAAKNLWSEGTSSFQTGLEIAEILADLKLDQDSLVAAVLYRGVREGQIQLPVVSQRFGTVVAKLIDGVLRMAAISASLSPRQSMVLGTQGQVENLRKMLVAMVDDVRVALIKLAERTCAIRAVKSADDEKRNRVAREVFDIYAPLAHRLGIGHIKWELEDLSFRYLEPDQYKQIAKLLHERRLDRERFITDVMTQLREELQATGVVADISGRAKHIYSIWRKMQRKGLEFSQIYDVRAVRVLVPEMRDCYTALGIVHTLWRHIPKEFDDYIANPKENGYRSLHTAVIGPEGKVLEVQIRTHAMHEEAELGVCAHWKYKGTDVKSGSNHYEEKISWLRQVLEWHEELGDIGGLAEQLRVDIEPDRVYIFTPDGHAIDLPKGATPLDFAYRVHTEIGHNCRGAKINGRIVPLNYSLQTGEQVEIITSKHGTPSRDWLNPNLGYITTSRARAKIVHWFKLQARDQNVAAGKTLLERELGRLGLPQVDFDKLAEKANMKTAEDMFAALGAGDLRLAQLVNLAQQLVEPERGNEQLELIPRKATGYKPGKRGDIQIQGVGNLMTQMAGCCQPLPGDAIVGYITQGRGVSIHRQDCASVLQLAGREPERIIQVSWGPVPVLTYPVDIVIRAYDRSGLLRDVSQVLLNERINVLAVNTRSNKEDNTALMSLTIEIPGLDALGRLLGRISQLPNIIETRRNRTPG; this comes from the coding sequence ATGGTACAGGTGAGAGCACACCAGCCGATCAACACCGACGGCAGTATCAATCTCGAGGCTTGGCTCGATCACGCGGTCAGTATCGATCCGGCACTGGATCGCGAAGCCTTGAAAGCCGCCTGCGAGTTCGCTCGCGAGGCGGAACAGCAACACAACGCAGCGAAGAACCTGTGGTCCGAAGGCACCTCGAGTTTCCAGACGGGCCTGGAGATCGCCGAAATTCTCGCTGACCTCAAGCTCGACCAGGATTCGCTGGTGGCGGCGGTGTTGTACCGCGGCGTGCGCGAAGGGCAGATCCAGCTACCGGTGGTCAGCCAGCGTTTCGGCACGGTGGTGGCCAAGTTGATCGACGGCGTGCTGCGCATGGCGGCCATCAGCGCCAGCCTCAGCCCGCGCCAGTCCATGGTGCTGGGCACCCAGGGCCAGGTGGAAAACCTGCGCAAGATGTTGGTGGCGATGGTCGACGACGTGCGCGTCGCGCTGATCAAGCTGGCCGAACGCACCTGCGCGATCCGCGCCGTGAAGTCTGCCGATGACGAAAAACGCAATCGCGTCGCCCGGGAGGTGTTCGACATCTACGCACCCCTGGCCCACCGTCTCGGCATCGGTCACATCAAGTGGGAGCTGGAGGACTTGTCCTTCCGCTACCTGGAGCCCGATCAATACAAGCAGATCGCCAAGTTGTTGCATGAACGGCGCCTGGATCGCGAACGTTTCATCACCGATGTGATGACCCAACTGCGGGAAGAATTGCAGGCCACCGGCGTGGTAGCCGACATCAGTGGCCGAGCCAAGCACATCTACTCGATCTGGCGAAAAATGCAGCGCAAGGGTCTGGAATTCAGCCAGATCTACGACGTTCGCGCCGTTCGCGTGCTGGTTCCGGAAATGCGCGACTGCTACACCGCGCTGGGGATCGTCCATACTTTGTGGCGGCACATTCCGAAGGAGTTCGACGACTACATCGCCAACCCCAAGGAAAACGGCTATCGCTCGCTGCACACCGCAGTGATCGGCCCCGAGGGCAAGGTACTGGAAGTGCAGATCCGCACCCATGCCATGCACGAGGAAGCCGAGCTGGGTGTGTGTGCCCACTGGAAATACAAGGGCACTGACGTCAAGTCCGGGTCCAACCACTACGAAGAGAAAATCTCCTGGCTGCGTCAGGTGCTCGAGTGGCATGAGGAACTGGGTGACATCGGCGGCCTGGCCGAACAGCTGCGGGTCGATATCGAGCCGGACCGGGTCTACATCTTCACCCCCGACGGCCACGCCATCGACCTGCCCAAGGGCGCGACGCCGCTGGACTTCGCCTACCGGGTCCACACCGAGATCGGTCACAACTGCCGTGGCGCCAAGATCAACGGGCGGATCGTGCCGCTCAACTACAGCCTGCAGACCGGTGAACAGGTTGAGATCATCACCAGCAAGCACGGCACGCCGAGCCGTGACTGGCTGAACCCGAACCTGGGCTACATCACCACTTCGCGGGCGCGGGCGAAAATCGTCCACTGGTTCAAGTTGCAGGCCCGCGACCAGAACGTCGCCGCCGGCAAGACCCTGCTCGAGCGCGAACTCGGTCGCCTGGGCCTGCCGCAGGTGGATTTCGACAAGCTGGCCGAAAAAGCCAACATGAAAACCGCCGAGGACATGTTCGCCGCCCTCGGTGCCGGCGATCTGCGCCTGGCGCAGTTGGTCAACCTCGCCCAGCAACTGGTGGAGCCGGAGCGGGGCAACGAGCAACTGGAGCTGATCCCGCGCAAGGCCACCGGCTACAAGCCGGGCAAGCGCGGCGATATCCAGATCCAGGGCGTGGGCAACCTGATGACCCAAATGGCGGGCTGCTGCCAGCCATTGCCAGGGGATGCGATCGTCGGCTACATCACCCAGGGCCGTGGCGTGAGCATTCACCGCCAGGATTGTGCCTCGGTGCTGCAACTGGCCGGTCGCGAGCCGGAGCGGATCATCCAGGTCAGCTGGGGGCCGGTGCCGGTGCTCACCTACCCGGTGGACATCGTCATCCGCGCTTACGACCGATCCGGTCTGCTGCGTGACGTGTCCCAGGTGTTGCTGAACGAGCGGATCAACGTGCTGGCGGTCAACACCCGCTCGAACAAGGAAGACAACACTGCACTGATGTCCCTGACCATCGAAATTCCGGGGCTGGATGCGCTGGGGCGGTTGCTGGGGCGGATTTCCCAGTTGCCGAACATCATCGAGACACGGCGCAACCGGACGCCGGGTTAA
- the rlmD gene encoding 23S rRNA (uracil(1939)-C(5))-methyltransferase RlmD, producing MAKQERGLRFQPSGGSRAPQVPTGKKQRLTIERLANDGRGIAFVDGRTWFVIGALAGEEVEARVLGAHGKVVEARTERVFLPSDLRRAAPCSHAGRCGGCSVQHLPHDEQLALKQRMLAEQLSRVAGVAPQEWAAPLSGPEFGYRRRARVAVRWDQKAKKLEVGFRAVGSQDIVAIGDCPVLVQPLQPIMSRLPDMLRRLSKPHALGHVELFAGSSLAVLLRHMAPLSDADLTILKDFCAFHEAQLWLHGEGEPQPVEPGQALGFRLDAWDLELAYRPGDFIQVNAGVNEAMIAQALQWLAPQAEERVLDLFCGLGNFALPLAKSVRQVVAVEGVQTMVDRAAANAVSNNLNNTAFFQADLSQPLADAEWIGEGFSAVLLDPPRDGAFEVVRKLSSLGAKRLVYVSCNPATLARDTVELIKQGYRLKRAGILDMFPQTAHVEAMALFEASQDGLSD from the coding sequence ATGGCCAAGCAAGAAAGAGGCTTGCGCTTCCAGCCCAGCGGCGGAAGCAGGGCCCCGCAAGTGCCCACCGGTAAAAAGCAGCGCTTGACCATCGAGCGTCTGGCCAATGATGGCCGGGGCATCGCCTTTGTTGACGGGCGCACCTGGTTTGTCATCGGTGCCCTGGCTGGCGAAGAAGTCGAGGCTCGGGTACTCGGTGCCCATGGCAAAGTGGTCGAGGCACGCACCGAGCGTGTGTTCCTGCCCAGTGACCTTCGTCGTGCGGCGCCGTGCAGCCATGCCGGTCGTTGCGGCGGTTGCAGCGTCCAGCATTTGCCCCATGACGAACAACTCGCCCTGAAACAGCGCATGCTCGCCGAACAGTTGTCGCGGGTGGCCGGAGTGGCGCCGCAGGAATGGGCCGCCCCCCTGAGCGGGCCGGAGTTCGGTTACCGGCGTCGCGCCCGGGTGGCGGTGCGTTGGGACCAGAAGGCGAAAAAACTCGAAGTGGGTTTTCGTGCCGTCGGCAGCCAGGACATCGTCGCTATCGGTGATTGCCCGGTGCTGGTACAGCCCTTGCAGCCGATCATGAGCCGCCTGCCGGACATGCTGCGTCGCTTGAGCAAACCCCATGCGTTGGGACATGTGGAGTTGTTCGCCGGTTCGTCTCTTGCGGTATTGCTGCGGCACATGGCGCCGTTGTCCGACGCCGACCTGACGATCCTCAAGGACTTCTGCGCGTTTCATGAAGCCCAGTTGTGGTTGCATGGTGAAGGCGAGCCGCAACCGGTCGAGCCTGGGCAGGCCCTGGGGTTTCGCCTGGATGCCTGGGACCTTGAACTGGCTTACCGGCCCGGGGATTTCATCCAGGTGAACGCCGGGGTCAACGAGGCAATGATCGCCCAAGCCTTGCAATGGCTGGCGCCACAAGCCGAGGAGCGGGTGCTGGACCTGTTCTGCGGCCTGGGCAACTTTGCCTTGCCGCTGGCCAAAAGCGTGCGCCAGGTGGTGGCCGTCGAAGGCGTGCAGACCATGGTGGATCGTGCGGCGGCCAATGCCGTCAGCAACAATTTGAATAACACTGCCTTTTTTCAGGCCGATTTATCCCAGCCTCTGGCGGATGCCGAATGGATCGGCGAGGGCTTTTCTGCGGTACTCTTGGACCCACCCCGTGACGGTGCTTTCGAGGTGGTGCGCAAGCTGTCGTCCCTGGGTGCCAAACGATTGGTCTATGTATCGTGCAACCCGGCAACTTTGGCCCGGGATACGGTCGAACTGATCAAGCAGGGCTACCGGTTAAAACGTGCCGGGATTCTCGATATGTTTCCTCAAACGGCGCATGTCGAGGCCATGGCGTTATTTGAAGCGAGCCAGGATGGCTTGTCCGACTGA
- the cysM gene encoding cysteine synthase CysM has protein sequence MTLQYPTIADCVGNTPLVRLQRLPGVTTNTLLLKLEGNNPAGSVKDRPALSMITRGELRGQIQPGDTLIEATSGNTGIALAMAAAIKGYKMILIMPDNSSAERKAAMTAYGAELILVTQEQGMEGARDLAERMQAEGRGKVLDQFANGDNPEAHYTTTGPEIWRQTDGTITHFVSSMGTTGTIMGTSRYLKEQNPNVQIIGLQPMEGSAIPGIRRWPEEYLPKIYQADRVDRIIDMAQSEAEDVTRRLAREEGIFCGVSSGGAVAGMLRLSKEVENAVIVAIICDRGDRYLSTGIFDAPN, from the coding sequence ATGACTTTGCAGTACCCAACCATCGCCGATTGCGTCGGCAACACTCCGCTGGTCCGCTTGCAGCGCTTGCCTGGCGTGACCACCAATACGCTTTTGCTCAAGCTCGAAGGGAATAACCCGGCGGGTTCGGTCAAGGATCGGCCGGCGCTGTCGATGATCACCCGTGGCGAATTGCGCGGGCAGATCCAGCCCGGCGATACGCTGATCGAGGCGACTTCCGGCAACACCGGTATTGCCCTGGCGATGGCGGCGGCGATCAAGGGCTACAAGATGATCCTGATCATGCCCGACAACTCCAGCGCCGAGCGCAAGGCGGCGATGACCGCCTACGGTGCCGAGTTGATCCTGGTGACCCAGGAGCAGGGCATGGAAGGCGCCCGGGACCTGGCCGAGCGCATGCAGGCCGAGGGTCGTGGCAAGGTGCTGGACCAGTTCGCCAACGGCGACAATCCCGAGGCCCACTACACCACCACCGGCCCTGAGATCTGGCGCCAGACCGATGGCACCATCACCCATTTCGTCAGCTCGATGGGCACCACCGGCACCATCATGGGCACCTCGCGCTACCTCAAAGAACAGAACCCGAACGTGCAGATCATCGGCCTGCAACCGATGGAAGGTTCGGCCATCCCGGGCATTCGTCGCTGGCCCGAGGAATATCTGCCGAAGATCTACCAGGCCGACCGCGTGGACCGCATCATCGATATGGCCCAGAGCGAAGCCGAGGACGTGACCCGTCGCCTGGCCCGCGAAGAAGGCATCTTCTGCGGCGTGTCCTCGGGCGGTGCCGTGGCGGGGATGCTGCGCCTGTCCAAGGAAGTTGAGAATGCGGTGATCGTCGCGATCATCTGCGACCGTGGCGACCGTTACCTGTCGACCGGCATTTTCGACGCGCCCAACTGA